The Hypomesus transpacificus isolate Combined female chromosome 12, fHypTra1, whole genome shotgun sequence genome segment CTCCACCTCGACCTCGACCTCGTCCTCCTCCGCCTGGCTCTTTCGCTTGAAAAAGCAGTAGCTAAAGGGTCCGTTGCACCTCCAGGGGCTGGTGTCCAGCTTCTGGGCGCCCTTCAGGTGTTTGGTGTCTTTGTGCAGGGGGAACATCACTGAGGCCCTCCTGCTGTCCCTGGTCCCAGCAGACCAGCAGGTGGAGTGGGAGGCCACGGAGCCCTGGGAGTAGCTCTTAGACAGCCTCTTTCTCGTGGGCCTCCTCTGCAGTTTGGACTCGCCCTGCTGCTGGGACGATATCTGCTGCTGGCTTCTGGTCCGGGACTTGTCAAAGAGAACCTCCACACTCCCAGAGCCGGCGGTCACACTGCTGGAGCTGCGTCTGAGCTCCCTGCCCCGCTGGAGTGGACAGGGGTGGACAGCCTGGATGTGGTTCTGTCTGTACTGCACGGTGGACTCCTGCTTTGGCACGATGCAATTTCTGGAACTCATGTTCGCTTGCATTGGCAGAggtggcggagggggaggaggaggagggggaggtgggggaggggctaggTTTGCAGTGGCCGCGACGCAGGTCCTAGCCTGCCTAGTAAAAGCCGATGGGTGGTCCCCCGCTCCCAGTGTCGTCCCCAGCGGCTCAGTGCGAGCTACACTAGGGGCggtagagaaacagagagaatcaTTAAGAGCCTGTCGGACGGCATGCTTCGTCCTGCAGTCAGACTTTAGCCAGTCCTCTGGGTTGCTGACCTGGGACATGACACTCCGCGCTCGGGAGGGGGGGCGGCTGACGCCCCCCTCGCGGACGGCGTCCCTCTTACACAGGGACAGGAAGCTCTCGGGGTCGACGGCCCTCTCTAACTCGCTCTCCATGCCGGAAAAGGAGCTCCTCCTCTCAGCGCTATTGTGCCTCACTTCAAGACTGTTGGTCGGTCTCTGAGCATGCAAGTCAGGACTGTTCTTCAGCTTGGCAGGCAGGGTAGCAGAGTGGTACGGCCGGGGGCTTTTGCTAGCCCGCTGTAGGGCGGCTGTATTGGGATTGGGGTTCCCTAGATTAGGgctgaggaagggggaggacgCGGGGGGCATGCAGGGACATCGGGCAATGGTGTTCCCTTTATTTCTGACCATCTCTATCAGCTGGGGGTTACTGGTGATGAACTTCCTAGAGTCTTTTTTCACTCCCCCGCCTCCCATGCCTGCACTGTGCAACTGGCCCCCTTGGTGCATCTGGCTTACTGTCAGGTAGTTAATCAACTGCCTATACGCTTCGCTCCCCTCCTTTTGGTTTACACCCCTTAAAAAGGCTGGCTTGGCATGCAGATCATTGTGAAGGTTACTCCTTCTAGCAGTACCTGTGGTTTCTTTCATCTTGAGGTTCCGGACGGAGTCCTCTCTGCTGGGCTCTGACCCCGGAGGGTGAATGTTGGGCAGCATCTTCCGTAGGAGGGCGGGGTCCGCGTGGGGGTGGAGGTCCCTGCCCTGGGGGTTTTGGCCGGGAATGCCGTGTGGGGCCTTGTCCTCGTAGTTGAGGaccctgaggagggaggaggaggagctggatagAGGGTGCTTTCCGTCAGGGACTATGAGGGGGGAGTCGGTGGGGGTGGGACAGGCACTGTGCGCTGGGCTGCAGCCTGCATCCAGAGAGGAGCACAGCGAGCTCTGCAGGGAGCCGTGGCCTTCGCTGTGCAGGGTGGAGATTCTCTTGGCCAGGTGGTACTCACACAGGCGGGCCACGCCCTGCCTGGCTTGGGGCTGCTCTCCCGGCAGCTCCGTCTGCCCGGTATCCCGCTGCTTCCTGGTGGGAGACGGTAAAGGAGGTGCCATCGGGTGCTCCTCTTCTCGTCCCAGAGCCGAGGCGCCGTCGCCGCCGGTCGCCTCGCTCAGCTCCGCCGGCTCTCTGCGGTCACCGAGGGGTGGAGGGCGGGGCAGGCTGCGGTGGGCCCTCGGGACGCTATTCGAGCCCAGGCTTTCCGCCATGGAATTGTCCCGGAGAGGTGGGGGCGCTCTCCTCTGAATGGTCTCGCAGACGGAAGTGCGCTCCGCGTCAAGGTGGCCGCCTCCCCGGTGGCCCTCTCTCGTGCTGAAGGTGTTGAACTTCCCGTTCGACAAGTCGGACGACTTCCTGGGGCGCTTACCTGCCACGGAGTTGGGCCGTTTGATGGACGCGGGGTTCAAGCGTGGCTCCGTGCCGTCGGTGCCCACCTGCACGTCCGTTTGGGAGCTGGGTCGAGGAGGCACGGGGGACGACCGTGGGCCTCCGTCCCGGTGTCGAGAGGGACTGTGGGGCTTCTTTTGGGTGGCGCCCGCCGACCTGGGCGAAGTGGGGAAATCGGTCTGCTCCTCGATCAGAGGCTGGTAGCCGTCCCGGGTGGCCATCATCAGCCGCACGGTGGTCTCGTTGAGCTTGTGGAGGGCCGCCTGCTCCGAGGTCTCCGTCATCTCGGAGGAGTTGGTCTCATTGCCTGAGTCAGAAGAAGATTCAGGACTGAAGGCTCGAGATATCAATACACCTACACGTAGCAGAGGAAATATAAAATGAACACTACTGTATATGACTGGAAGTGGGCCATTGAATAATATCCCATTCGAATGAAAAGGCAAACATTACAGGCCTGGTGAGTTATTTATTGTAAGTCAAAGAAATCCTGTCCAGGTCTGCTAACAGAGCACAAACTAATAAATACAAACAGAACATGTCATTTATCGATTTTATGGTGAATATCCTGTAGTTCTGTAACCTAGAATATGAGATGTGATATGTATATCTAGAGTGTTGGTAATGGGCGCTAAAGACCTGGGTGGCTGGAGGGTCGTGGACGAGGCCTCTCCTCAGACACGGCCAGGGCCTCCAGCGCCTGGAGGGTGTTGACCACGGCGTtgtccagcctcctctccccgCTGCTCTCCCCCCGGGTGGGCACGGCGTCGATCAGCGACACGGGGAGGTCGTCGTTGTCGAGCGTGCTAAGAAGGCGCCCCTCTGGGCTCTCCTCGTCCGAGCTGTCCCTGAAGCCCTGGGGCGGAGCGGCGATGGCCAGGTTTAAGGAGTGGAGCAAGGTGTCATCGTCCTCCTCGTCGTCCTCGCCCTCCGGGGGCGGGAGCGAGGTCAAGTCGATGATGTCGTCGGTGGAGCCGGAGAGGGCGATGAACGTGGCCTTGCTTGCCGCCGTGGCCCCGCCCCCGCGGGCgtgcccctcccccgcccccgccgCGGCCGAGTCCTCCTCGCAGCTGGCGTCGTCCTCGTCCTCCGCGTCGTCCGTCGTGTCGGCGTAGCACAGGTCGCGGAGCAGCGGCTCCTCCACGCAGTCGGGGGCGCCGATGTTGCTGTAGACCACGTGTGGGCTTCCCGTGTACTGGAAGGCCGCCCCGTCCTGGGTCCTAAAGTCTGtcgagttgttgttgttgtgcaagTACATGGGCCTGTGCTCTGGCACCTCGGGGCTTTCATCCGTCAGGCGCTCGTAGCCCAGGTTCTGGGGGTTCACAGTGGTCAACGGAGGGTCGCCGAATATGAAGGAGACCTTAGCGCTGCGGGGGGATTCCTGGGGTTTGTGTCGGGTGGCGGGCGGCAGAGGTGGAGGATGGGGGCTTCTCCTCGCCTCCATGGGTGGAGGCCGCTGGGGGGGCTCGGGGATGTAGGAGATGTTGTTCTCCTGTCCTCCGTTGTCGGAGTAGACTGAGTCTCTGTTGTAGGGCTCCAGTAGTTCTGCTTGGGCATTAGGGTCCTCACAGTTACCCAGAGAAGTGCTGTAAGGCCACTCCAGTAACCTGTCCTGGCCTGTGGAGAGATGAACAGGAGAAGGGTTTTTCTGAATCGCTGCCTAATTTGATTATTTTTGGGATTCTGTTTAAGAAAAGCATCCTTTACTTTCCTATTTACATGATTTAGGATTGAAAGCGAAGTCAAATCAATGCAAAGTCAATTTAGGCTATCTATAAGTTTGGCCACGCAAAcgtacacatgcacagacacacacacacacacaaacctaggTCATCTTCCACAGTGCTGTTGCTATGGACCATGTTAAAAATGGACCGTCGAGAGTCCACTAGGAGGCGGTAGTATCCTGCTGTCAAACAGGCCAGGTTCATGGCATCGCTGGACTCCATGATTAACGTGATAGGCTATGGAGAAACAGAACAATATGAAGACACATCAGCCAATAGGAAAGATTTTTTTGCAGGAATGTATggatacaaacatacacatttatTCTAGaccatgacaagcttgtcaatTGCTTCCTGAATGGGTCACAGTCTCACTACTGTCGATTATTTGTCCATTCAAAGTATTGTGTGGGTTTATACTGATCTACAGTAGTGTTGTGAGGTAAGTTTCAATCATTTCGGCCACATTCCCCTGGCGGCTCTTGAACCCTGTCACGTGTAAACTCACCCGGACATCGAGGACGTGGAGCTCTAGACGAACGTTGGTGTCGTCCTCTGTGAGGATCTCAATGCGGTTGACGTGGCTGAAGTCAGCCAACAGGGCCACCAGGTGTGTCTTGGTGTTTATGACGTGACTAATGCCATACCTGGGCCCCACCAGCAAGGTCACCTCGGTTTGCTTCTCCCcttgctgtgcgtgtgtgtgtgtgtgcgtgtgcgttttCACACGTGTtaaaaagagagggatagaagaAAACACAAATATGAGTAAAGTGGTATGTATTGACGACGAGTGACTCCAACCAAGCAAATGCACTCACCAGAAGTATCGATCTGAACTCTCGCCCTCCGTACAGTCTTAGATCACTGAGATACCTCAAGTAGTGCACCTTAGCCTGCAGCGCAGTCAACTGTAAGAACCAAGACAAAGCACAACAGCTTCATGGGAACAATCCCTCACATTTTTCTCGGTCTCAACTAAGCTCCTCAAAAGGAGCTTGTGAACCACACCAAGATCAAAACGAGGACAGCGACAGACTGTTCACCCACGGGTAGTTTTGCTGAATCACCATCGCAAGGGGGGCGCGACATATGAGCCAAAGAGAACAAAGAAGGATAATGAGCCGTACCTTTTTTCCCGGAGGCACTAGATTCTGGTTGGTTTTGAGGATGTGCGTCAGAGCtttcttgatgtttttctcCTTCATGCTGGACCTCACGGCAGGGGGGAGGAAAAGGGCCAGACCCCACTCCTTCCTGGGAGTTGAGACGATGACATTCATGATTAAAATCCCATCTAATATTCCTTATCTAAGCTCCCCACAGCCACAATCCAAAAGGTATTTCTTTCTTAAAATACACTCATCTCTGGGTTAGGGTTTTCGGGGAAAATAACTACTCCTAGTGACCAGGAGGGGACCACCACTGGTGAGAAGGCTCAAATCCATAGACATGTCCATAGTCATCTACAGTTTGTGTCTTCGAGATACTGGATTGCACAAGGGTTCCTGTGTGTGCGTTACTGGGGCCTGTTACAGGTTCGGGGCACACTCACTGGATGTACTTGAGCGAAACCTTCTGCGTCTGCCGCGTCGTCATGGTGAGGATGTACATCTGCAGGGCGGCCAGGCGCAGGGCGGCGTCGTACTTCAGCTCCGGGCCGAAGCGCTCCAGGACCACGTCGTTGCAGCTCTGCGGCGCGCCGTGAGGGACGGTTAGGACAATGCAGGCGACACCAAAGGGGTTCAGCAGAACAGGGGTGTGTCAGGTAAGAAGGGGTGAGTTCAATGGTCGTCCCCTTGTCCTCTGCGGCAACAGACCGCAGAATCGACTCGGAGGAATAGCAtgcttggggggagggggggggggggttctgaacAGCCGACAAGGTTCACCCTTCCTACGGAGAGACGCGCTCACCTGAACATAGAGGTATTCAAACGCCACGGCGTCTCTCCGTAGCAGATCCACGGGGTCCTTTGGGACGAAGCTGATTCTGAAGAAGCATTTCATCTTATCCGAACCGGGTCTCTGTGTCACCTGAGCGTCGAAGGAAAGGACAGAATAGTGGGGACAAAGACtgaaggacgaggaggacgaatACACCGGGCACGCAGTGAGGTAGAAAAGACTGCAGCTATGTGAATGTGCAGTCAATAGAGGGTATATTAATGGACACTAACTGGAATTAGGCTATCAAACGCGAGATCCAGTTCACTAGGTATGTAAATCTGGTTCTTTCCCCTGCTATGGCCAAGGCAAGCGTATTGAAGCAatgagtaaaataaaaaatgcaatGGTGCTTGGCCTTTGGGGCACATTAATTCACTCATCCTGTCTGAGAGGAATTATTTCACACTACCAACTTTTTTACTCAGAAAGTTCTAAAGGCAAAGTGTTCTGAGTAAAAAAATACATCTTCACTTAAAagtgcttttttttctttctctagaAGTacagtatataaaaaaaaacatttcctgaGAAACATAAATCTGTTACAGCTTGTGTAAGCAGCCTGGCTTAGCAGTGCATGGAGAATATTAAAGGTGTCCTCCTCTGATCTCACACCTTCATTAAAAATGTGGAGAGTCTTCGCCCCTGCTGTGCCGGAACTGATAATCGACACTGTGGTGTGACATGTTCTCCTGAATACTGATCAGGGTGATGTTCTCCATAGCCAAACCTGAGTCTTGAACCATTCCAGGCGCATAGAAAATGCAATGTACCAAGGAATACCAGTGTGTGCTCAAATAACAATAGCCACTGTGCTGTACAGCCTGTTTGTCAAAGCTGCCTTTAAGCCAATATGGGCACAAGAGAGACATAAAGACATGAAGATAACATTATTTTTGTATATTCTATTTGTAGATTCTTTATAGATCAAAAACTAGTAACATACGTATATTAAATGAAAATCTGCTAACTTGAACCCAAACTAGTTCCTGCATTTTGCCTGAGTTTCCGCTGAGATTCCCTTCATCGTTTCCTAATCGGTTTTGCATCTTAATCTACAGGGACTGTCCAATCAAATGTTGCCAGATGGTCTTGGACGAGCGCGCGGTCCTGCCTCCTCGGTCATTTACCTGAGTTAGCATCTCCTGCTCGTGCAGGAGTAGCAGCTTGCTCCCCGAGCCTTCCGACCTCTGCTCCAGCATCAGACAGAAGTGCTCGATGCACTTGATGGACAGCTTCTCTTGGAGGGTCATGATGACATCCTGGTACATCAGAAAGTATCGTTATTTTCTGCACacaagccccctcccccccccccccccatctgtatGTCCAGATTAAAGACGGCAAATTGCCTTCCTGGTTGTTTTGTTTGCCTTTTTACATTCGGCAATAATTGCGGTGGAGTTTAAATGATATTTCATTTCAAGGTTGAGGCACAACGCAATGTATTTTCCTTCTTTCATTTTATGAAACATAATTATGGATGCCTTGGGCACTCTTCTTCCTAattcttaccccccccccccccaacctgcaCATCAAACGCACCTTGATGGATGTGCTGTTATCGAATCGAAACGACTTGGTCTGCCCGTTCTCGAGGTAGACCTTTAGAACGTTTGTCatgaagaggagagagttgTCCTTCACAGAGttctggaggagacagaggcacAGACAAAGTAAAGGACATACCTCACCGCGGAAGGACCAAGCAGTGCTGACAGCTAACACACTGTGCACCAAGACAGCTCATCTCAGTAACTGTAACTGTAAAGTAAGAGTAACTGCAACTCAAGCTAACAAATACATAATGGACAAAGACGATGCAGTCATTTGTATGTACACCTGACTTGGATCAGTATTTTCGGTTGGCTGGTTAAATACTCACTGGGACCTGGCCATTAATGATGACCTCTTCTGCAAAGCGCACTTTGACCGGATTGGACTTCAGCTTGGCTTTTTTGGCTGCACTGATGAACGCTGATTTGGGACTCTGAACAGAGAGATATTGAGGATGGAAACTTAAGCCAACAGATGACCTGAGGATAAATGCTGTCTAATATGAAAATGCAGATACTTACAGGGTACGGCTGGACAACAGTCAACAAAATGGACTCCTTGCAATTCCTGAGAGGAAAAACAATAAATTGAATTAAAATCAAAAtgaacaatttgaaaaaagaacgGCAGAAATCATTTAATTTGGAGAAACTCAGTAAATGAACCGCTTAAGGCAAAACCAGTGAACACTCAACCTTTTGAAATAATGCTAAAATACAGCATGAGGAAAGTTTCATTGCATTCCATACGAGCTGTGTAACTTCCTTAATGTtaaattgttgttgttgctgtagtTGCTTGGGGTAGAACAAATTTGAGAAAGAACCACCTATTTTGACTATAGGCATAGGTATTCTGTCATactggcagacagagagagacagcctggTTTACCTCACGAGGTCGATGACTCGTTCCCTGGGAGCTGAGCTGACAGCCTCATCATTAATCATGATGATTTCATCCCCTGGTATCAGCTTTCCTTCCGAGGGACCACCTAGACAAATATACGAGCAAACAAGTGTTGGTATTGTTGATGACTTTAGTAATGCATTTATATGGAACAGAACGCACACACTTATGCAGACACTTTATTTGCTCACTGTCGACTTGGATGAAAACTCCCTTATGCCAAGAACTTCGAAAGGAACCCCCTatttctcccttttctctgtgTCCACACTCGTTGCACTTTCTCGTTCTCTGAGAGGGAGCAGCGCTTGGTTATTGAATCTCTCCACTGCACTGAGGAGCCACAAGTGACATGAAGACAAGCATTGTTCCCATCGGCTGGGCCAATTCTGAACACTCTAATCATTTTATCCCGGGAAGTCTGTTGGATGGATGACACTCCCTATGGAGTGATGTGGAGAGGAAGTGTGGTACCAATCAtcccctcacacacatgtacacacacatgtacacacgtacacacacacaaacgctttgCACTGGGTCTGGTGGAAACTCGCCATCTCCTGTTCTTCAGAACACATCATGTCAACTCTGTACACTAAGTTCTGTTTCAGGGCCTTGTATGGCGGTGCTTACTCTACATAACAGTGCCTAACGGTCACATTTTGAAACACTTTGTTGAATTAATTCAATTTACACTGTGGTTCCAACACATCTGGTTAATAGCCTGATGCAGATTTAGTATAAAGCTCTTTCAGCAAAGATAATCTGAAGCTAAACATTACATTTCAGCTTATCTTGGATATGGAGCTGACGTGATAATTGTTAAGTCAAGTATTCATAATTACTGGGGAAGTGCTCCCGGCGAGAATTAGTTCTCGGCAGTGGTCCTAATGCATACATTCCCTAAGAAGCCAGAGGCATTGGAATATGCACTGCCTCTCTCGTTAAATCCATTATTAGTGTTACATCATATAGTTAATAATCATTGACACGGGCCAATCAACACTGAGTTGAACTGACAATGTAACCAAAACCAGAAACATATCTTAAATGAGCTTGCGACtacaaagaaagaaacaaagaaaggtGTGAACTCAACATTTTCATTTCACAGTATTTAATGCTGACATCATACTCATCAGTCCATCTCTCTATTGGAGAGAGCCAACGATACAACACCGCAGGTACGTTCTTCACAGGATTGTATGCCTTCAACCGCAAAGCATCATGGGGGATGTAGGCGGAGGGTGGGTCAGACCTACCTGGCGTGACTGAACGGACCACCACGGGTTTCTCGCTCCCCGCCACAAAGCCGAAGCCCAAGACTGGGTCTCGTCGCATTTCCACcaggcggggggcggggggcaccAGCTGCAGTCCATCGAGACGCACCTCCTCCAGAGAGCTGCTCTGGGACACCTGGCTGCTGAGGGTGcggggggacaggggacaggggggagacagTACAGGTTCAGGTACAGGTGTGAGCCTGTTAAGGAGGTTCATGTTGTACATTTTCTCCAGAATAAGAGTGGGTCCAAACAATTCAAACTATTATTTGGACTTGGGGCAGAAGCTCTTGTTTGTTCTCATCATTGCTTCACAACGTCTTGATTGGTCCTGCCAACCAGATGTGGAAGAGCACTCAATTAGATTCCTTGTTGTTATGCAGTATTTGTGATGCAGAGAGTCAATATTGACCAACAAACCTttactcagcacacacacactcacatgcacatacGCTCGCacgcgggcacacacacacgcaaaaaaaaaagaagaagtgtGGTATCCATTACAGGGCAGATGAAgtcgagagagaaaaaaaaactgagtgCAGCTTTGTTTTGTGATTCATGTGTTGTCCATGAGATCTTATCTGGTGAACCAGAGGTCAAAGTTCTTAGGCTGGCATCTGTGGTTTCTGACATCTGCGCCCATCATACATTGTGTAAGAAAAAGGCAGCTTTCCTCTATGCCGTTTCATCACAGAGAGGTTGTTTACTGTTTCTAATGTACAGTACACTTCTAGCCTTTCTTCCTGTGTTGAACAGCCTATGAGGTCACGCATGATACACTGTCCCTCCTGGGGTTGACTCCTTGTCTCAACATTCCCTTTCTTGGCTTTGGTCCATTGATCTGTCCCCCTTTTGTTTCAAGTACAACTCATTCTCTCAGGGTTGATCTGCTACAGTACTCTGTCTGAACTGGTCTGAGAATGTATCATTTCCTGCGTCCAGCTTAACTACATCGATGGATATAGGACAGGGGGTAAGGGGCAGGGTCAACAGATCACCCGGGTGCACGCGCAGGAACGCAGCATCTCATGtaggtacacgcacacacacacaaacacacatacaccacacacacacacacacatacacaaacatgctGATGCTCATGATCAGGCAGGCCaaggtacaggtacacacacacacacagtttgcaaTTGATCCTATCTCAGAGCCAAATACGTAGGCTTACGAGAACAATCTCTCCTGTTTACTTGTTCCAATTCATTCATCTCCTTCCTTGGTTTACAAATCCAAAGAGTAACTCTATCTACACCTCGGTCTCATCCCTGTGTCAACTCCCTTCTGATTTACCCAGGAATCCCAGCATCCTCCAGGAGAGCAACCCACATTTAGACAGTATCATATCACCGGTCTGAACTCATGCTCCACTCAACCATGACAAGGTGTGCCTGTGGGTGATTCCAATGAATTGCTATTCCAAAAGATAAGACAGTGAAGCAATTGCACACAACCCTAAAGGAAGGGTGAAGGGAGGGCAAGAAGGGGGATCATTATTCCACTGTCATACTGTTGAtgcagcagggtggaggagagtttGACGTGTGTGGAATATCAGACAAAAGCTAAACTAGTCCCAACATTCTGAACGAAATATGCCAACTGCTGCTGTCACAATGCTGATGTTGC includes the following:
- the LOC124474718 gene encoding FERM and PDZ domain-containing protein 4-like — encoded protein: MGSLREGRDFFSHQVSQSSSLEEVRLDGLQLVPPAPRLVEMRRDPVLGFGFVAGSEKPVVVRSVTPGGPSEGKLIPGDEIIMINDEAVSSAPRERVIDLVRNCKESILLTVVQPYPSPKSAFISAAKKAKLKSNPVKVRFAEEVIINGQVPNSVKDNSLLFMTNVLKVYLENGQTKSFRFDNSTSIKDVIMTLQEKLSIKCIEHFCLMLEQRSEGSGSKLLLLHEQEMLTQVTQRPGSDKMKCFFRISFVPKDPVDLLRRDAVAFEYLYVQSCNDVVLERFGPELKYDAALRLAALQMYILTMTTRQTQKVSLKYIQKEWGLALFLPPAVRSSMKEKNIKKALTHILKTNQNLVPPGKKLTALQAKVHYLRYLSDLRLYGGREFRSILLQGEKQTEVTLLVGPRYGISHVINTKTHLVALLADFSHVNRIEILTEDDTNVRLELHVLDVRPITLIMESSDAMNLACLTAGYYRLLVDSRRSIFNMVHSNSTVEDDLGQDRLLEWPYSTSLGNCEDPNAQAELLEPYNRDSVYSDNGGQENNISYIPEPPQRPPPMEARRSPHPPPLPPATRHKPQESPRSAKVSFIFGDPPLTTVNPQNLGYERLTDESPEVPEHRPMYLHNNNNSTDFRTQDGAAFQYTGSPHVVYSNIGAPDCVEEPLLRDLCYADTTDDAEDEDDASCEEDSAAAGAGEGHARGGGATAASKATFIALSGSTDDIIDLTSLPPPEGEDDEEDDDTLLHSLNLAIAAPPQGFRDSSDEESPEGRLLSTLDNDDLPVSLIDAVPTRGESSGERRLDNAVVNTLQALEALAVSEERPRPRPSSHPGVLISRAFSPESSSDSGNETNSSEMTETSEQAALHKLNETTVRLMMATRDGYQPLIEEQTDFPTSPRSAGATQKKPHSPSRHRDGGPRSSPVPPRPSSQTDVQVGTDGTEPRLNPASIKRPNSVAGKRPRKSSDLSNGKFNTFSTREGHRGGGHLDAERTSVCETIQRRAPPPLRDNSMAESLGSNSVPRAHRSLPRPPPLGDRREPAELSEATGGDGASALGREEEHPMAPPLPSPTRKQRDTGQTELPGEQPQARQGVARLCEYHLAKRISTLHSEGHGSLQSSLCSSLDAGCSPAHSACPTPTDSPLIVPDGKHPLSSSSSSLLRVLNYEDKAPHGIPGQNPQGRDLHPHADPALLRKMLPNIHPPGSEPSREDSVRNLKMKETTGTARRSNLHNDLHAKPAFLRGVNQKEGSEAYRQLINYLTVSQMHQGGQLHSAGMGGGGVKKDSRKFITSNPQLIEMVRNKGNTIARCPCMPPASSPFLSPNLGNPNPNTAALQRASKSPRPYHSATLPAKLKNSPDLHAQRPTNSLEVRHNSAERRSSFSGMESELERAVDPESFLSLCKRDAVREGGVSRPPSRARSVMSQVSNPEDWLKSDCRTKHAVRQALNDSLCFSTAPSVARTEPLGTTLGAGDHPSAFTRQARTCVAATANLAPPPPPPPPPPPPPPLPMQANMSSRNCIVPKQESTVQYRQNHIQAVHPCPLQRGRELRRSSSSVTAGSGSVEVLFDKSRTRSQQQISSQQQGESKLQRRPTRKRLSKSYSQGSVASHSTCWSAGTRDSRRASVMFPLHKDTKHLKGAQKLDTSPWRCNGPFSYCFFKRKSQAEEDEVEVEVERPRRCRGELDESPSPCGPGGSALDAAGDQLYGEVLDNMSFSDRLARINALKDHMYVYPSGFAEVRRDASELIALVRSSVGRGDRGIQMPQVSDLSQYKQLLSIESKELGRACRRMSQAHGSPEEMLLAVTCSFQVLCCLSEACMCLVRGLGPAASQQQREVVAKVDEVVMNYICLLRAAEAAAIGAPGEHSVKALVRHSSTMAAIANALTRSLKTLLNK